CGATATACTATAGTGAGGGAGATCGACATTGTATTTAAAAAGAATATAGCGTTTAATTAAAACCCCGATGGGAGTTCCAGCTCGAGCCAAACTGCAGAGGACGGTTTGCCGCCCTTTTTTCTCCAAGATCTGCTCGGCTACCACTCCTGCTGCAAGAGCTACCCGCTGTTTATTTTCTTTTAGAGAACGGTAAAACAGCTGAAGATATTCATCCGTTGGTTCATACTCGACGGGGAGCATTTCAGAATAATGGACTCCTTGCTGAATTGCCCTCTCTCTCTCTTCCGTTGATCTCTCCATCCTCACCTCTGAGAGATCTTTTAATAAAAAAATCACGTCCTGACTGGAATAGCTTCCTTTAACGGTGTGTTTTATTTCAACGATGGTCATCACTTCCTTTAGCTAAAGACACTACGTAAAGTTTCGCAATGCCGCACTCTTCACATAAAGATGCTATAGGCTGAATGGATGCCTTACTAACGGGTTTTTCTGTAAAAAAGAACAGCTCTTCATAGGTAGACTTTGGAATATTGTAGAGAAAATGCTGGATCTCAAAATTTTCCGGATTCGGAAAGGTAAAACCGTTCCGTATCGCATAGCCTTCTTTATCCACTGGATGAATCGGACTTCTTGTTGTCGAATGAAAATAGATTTCTTTTCCCATAAAAGCCGCCATTCTCATCGGCAGATACATGAGCTCCCCCGCGCCAAGACAAAGGATTTTCCCGCTAGTTGATCGTACAGACCGTAAGTATTCACCGGCAGCTTTACAAGCAGCTGTCACAGAATCATGATCATCCGCGGTTAAGCCGAACCTTCCTGTTTCATGAATATAATCCTTTTCTATAGATTGATTTCCCTCTACTGACTTCAACCAATCACTGCTCCGAAAAAAATTAGATACGTCAATGAATTGAAAATCCAACTTTGGAGGATCTTCCATTCGCGGACCATAAGAATAGGAAGCTTTACTTAAACTTTTTCCACGAAAGTTCATTTCTCCAGTCAATAGCGAATAAGATCGAATGGTGATTCCTAAATCCTTCTCGATATCACTGAACCGTCGACGGTCATCGGTTGATCTCCAGTCTAAAATAGATAAAACAGTATATTCGTCCCTTGGAAACTTGGAATGCATCTCGTTAATGATGTTAATGGCTGTCTTCCCCGTCGTAATTTCATCATCGACAAGGATCACGGGTTTATCTGATTGTAACCATTCAGGTTTCGCGTAACAGAGCTGATCTACAGCATGGGAATGTTCTTCTTCAAACGTAACTAAAGGAGAATGTGGCAAGTCTTCACGAGTTGTATGCAAATAAGCACTTCCCCTCAGCATATCTGAGACCCCGTGCCCGAGGGCTGTCGCTGTTTCCGCAAACCCTATGACTAACACATCTTCCTGGAAATGTGCCAATTGATCTTTAAGTTTGGAAAAAGCCTGGCCCAACCTTTCATCATCGTCTGACAAAAAATCAGAGAGAATGGCCTTAGTCTCTATATCTGCTTTATTATTCCTTTCAGCGTATAAAAGGGCAAGCAAACCGGAAGTGACTAATGGAACGAACGGCTTCACGGGAATATGCTTCCCGAGAAGCTCACTGACAAATAAAAAGGCACGCTTCTTATTGACTCTGGCAGCCATGGTAAACAATTGGTCTAACGAAAGGTCAAAGGGATTCTCGTTGACTTGCAGTTCTACGTTCATGTCCTTCAGGATCGGCAGTGTCTTCTTCTTTTGTGAGTAGATCGATGTAATTGTACTTTTCATGATACACCCCGAATACTTTAGATTTTAAAAGAATTTTCTGTGCCCAGCGCCTATGAGGTTTTACTTCGTTCATTTTATTCGAATACGTACTCTTAACAGCCCCGGATTCCCGTTCCGAATGGTGATAAATACTTAAGGCATCTAAATACTCTTCTTTTGAAACGACATAGAGACTTTGTACGATATTCAAGTGAGAAGGATGGATAACTGTCTTGCCATCAAGACCATTTTCCAGGTCAAGAATGGTTTCCTTGATCAATCCATCTGCATATTCATTCAGCAGATGGGAACGGTATTCAAGCCCCGCCTCTCCATATTCTTTGTAGAAGGGAGTTTTTCGCAGCTCAGGCTTTAACACTCTGGAAGTCTGGTCAAAATATTCCCAAACAGGACCGGAAATAACAAAATCTCTAGCAAAGAAATTAATGAGATCTGCAATAAAATCACGGATCAGTGAAATATCATAAATCGTTGTGTTGTACTTCCTTCGAATTCCATAAAGCCCGCATAAGTCGGTAGCCCCGATTCTTAGATTCAAAATGTAATCCTTATAAACTTGAAATTTTTCGGAAAGCTCTGTTAACCGCTGATATCTCGTCTTTTTATCAAGCAGATCCGGCGTTTCCAGTATTGGCATGCCGTAAAGAGGTTCCTGATGCTCTTCTACGATTTCAATTAACGCAGAAAAGTAATCTTCCACATTATTTGTACTCAATTTTGGAAACACAAATCCACTGATCATCTTAAGAGAATCTCCTAATTGATTTGCTACAAATTTCATTTGCCCTGCATCCCGGACACGAATAAAAATTAGAGGCAGCTCTTCCAGCAAAAGCTCGTGGTTCGCGTAAGACTCAGAGAGTTTTAAAACTTGTTCCACCACATTTTCTTCAGAAAACGCAACTTCTTCATCACCAATGGCATCTTCCAGGCAGATAACCATGGAGCTAAGCTCAGGATACTTCTTTTTCAAAACAATCTGTGAAATTGAAGAACGTGTAGCAGGCATGTATAGCGTCCCCCCTAAAGCAAAGGCCAGTTCCTCTTTAGGAGAATGCTTCGAAATCACTTCTGGTTTTTTATAAAAGATCCCTGACTCTTCTAGAGCAGATAACCAATTAAAATATCTCATTTCACACCTCGTTAGAATCAAAAGGGAAGGAGACCTAAATGCCCCTTCCCACATGAGTCCCTCTATTTCTCTTTAGAGGCAGCCACTTCTTTAAGTGAATCTGACTCATGTTTGCCTGATTTAGTGTTAAAGTAATGCACAACAAATGTAATTAAAAAGGCTGCGATCAATACGCTGAAGAAGACCAAATGGTGCACATGAACGTCAAACGTGCTCAACCCCATCTTCACAGCAATAATTCCTATTAATACATAAGCAGTCGTTTCTAATTCCGGAACTTTATCAATTAGGACAAGAAAGACCTTGGCTACTGTTCTCATCATAAGGATACCGAGTGCGCCACCAAGGAAAAGAATCCACACTTCTTCAGAAACCGCAAAAGCTGCCAGAATACTGTCCACAGAAAAAGCCAGGTCCATAATTTCCACGGAAATAACTGTCGCCCAAAACAAGCCAAAGGTGCGGGCGGCCCAGCCATTTTTATTCACGGCTCCTGCTTCATCATCATCCTCGCCCTTCCAGAAGTATTTAATGACGAGCCAGGCAAGATAGGCTGCCCCTAGTAATTTGATCCACCAGAATTTGACTAAGTAGACACCTAATCCAATAAACAACACTCTAAAGAAGTAAGCACCAAACAGCCCGTAAGTCAAAGCTTTTTTCTGCTGTTTTTTCGGAAGATGCTTAACCATAACCGCTAAGACAAGAGCATTATCAGCCGATAACAATCCTTCAAGAACTACCAGGGTTCCTATATATCCCCAGGCTACTGGATCTGTGAGAACTTCTCCCCACATTTCCCAGTTAAAAAAGGATGCGTAGGTTGATAATATTTGATGTATAATTTCCACTTCTAAATTCCTCCTAGTTCATAACGGGAAACTGTTGGCTTAAAGAACATTTAAACCTCCAGCCCGTAATTCCGGCATAATGAAGCCAGTCCGCCTGAGAATCCGCTCCCAATTGCATTGAACTTCCACTCTCCATTGTGCCGGTACAACTCACAAACGACTACCGCTGTTTCGATAGAAAAGTCTTCACCAAGATCAAACCTGAGCAACTCCTCATGACTCGCTTCATCCGCCAGACGTACAAATGCATTGCTCACTTGGCCAAAATTCTGGCTTCTGGCTTCTGCTTCATGAATCGTTACAGCAATTCCTATTTTATCCACGTGAGAAGGCACTTTTGAAAACTCGACAACGAGCTGTTCGTCATCACCTTCCCCTTCTCCCGTACGGTTATCGCCTGTGTGCAGGACACCTCCGCTCGGGTGCTCCAAATTGTTATAAAATACAAAGTCCTGATCATGTTCACACTTTCCCTGCTCGTTCACAAGAAAAGCAGAAGCATCCAGGTCAAAATCATCCCCGCCGTGATATTTATTAATATCCCAGCCAAGCCCAATGATCGCTTTCGTCAGGCCGGGATTTGATTTAGTTAAATCAATTCTCTGTCCTTTTGATAATTGCACTGCCATTGCAGATCCTCCTTCAATCAAAGATTGCAAAGAAAAGCAAGAAGGAGCTTGTCCCTCTTGCATCAAGCATTAACCGATTTCCAAGCCGCAGTCACTGGCGATCCGTGCCAGACCGCCTTGATAACCGGAACCTACAGCAGAGAACTTCCATTCTCCGCTATGACGGTATAATTCTCCTACAATAATCGCAGTCTCGATAGAGAAATCCTCCCCTAGATCATAACGGATTAATTCTTCATTGGAGTCCTTGTTTACAACACGGACGAATGCATTAGAAACCTGTCCGAAATTTTGGTTGCGGGATTCCCCTTCATGAATAGTAATCACAAAAGAAATCTTCTCAATTGAGGAAGGGACTTCAGGAAGATTAATATCGATCTGCTCGTCATCCCCTTCTCCTTCACCGGTACGGTTGTCGCCTGTATGTACAACAGAGCCCGCCCCGCCTTCGAGCTGATTATAGAAGATAAAGTCTTTATCTGAATTACACTTTCCCTGTGCATTAAGTAAGAATACGCTGGCATCCAAGTCAAAGTCATGTCCGCCGTCATATTTGTTTGTATCCCAGCCTAAGCCTACGGTAACCTTAGTGAGTCCTGGGTTTGTCTTTGTTAAGTCGACTTTTTGTCCTTTTGATAATGAAACTGCCATTTAAGCTCTCTCCTTTTTAATAATTATTTTATGCGTAGCGTTTCACGATATCTTTTAAACCGCGGTCATTCGTTCCATTGCCAATTGCAGCAAATTTCCATTCCGTTTCATGACGATAGATTTCAGATACGATCAAGGAAGTCTTTCCTGCATAATTGTCTGTTAAGTTAAATTTTAGAAGTTCATTGCGGTTTCCAGTGTCGACCACACGGATGAAAGCATTTTGAATCATCCCGAAATCCTGTTTTCTTTTTACGGCATCATAAATATTTACCACAAACACCAATTTATTGACTTTGGAAGGGATTTTATCAAGGTCGACTATAATCTGCTCATCGTCTCCTTCGCCTTCCCCCGTTAAGTTATCGCCGGTGTGCTGAATACTCCCATCCCTGCTTCTAAGGTTGCCGAAATAAATAAGATTTTGATTTTCGGTAAATTTATCATCTTCAAGCATGAGCACAGAAGCATCACAGTCAATTTCCGGACCGCCGCCTCCAAACAGACTGCCAAGCAGACCGCCGCCTTTTGACTGGACAGGGTCCCATCCGAGTCCTACCATTATTTTTGAGAGTCCTGCATTCCCTTTGGTAAGGTCAATGCGCTGCCCTTTCTGTAAAGAAATAGCCATATTTTTCACTCCTCCGATTCCAATAATTAACCATGTAAGTATGATAGATTCTGCTATTATCATACACCATTCAACAATAAATTCCCATGAACTGACTAATGAAAAATTATACTTTTCTATTAGTTTAGTACTAGTAAGCTTGTAAATCGCTTATAGTTTTAGTACGAATCTACAGTAAAATGGTTTCAAATTTCGAGAATTTTTTTATACTGTTTGAACTATAGATGACTATTAACAGACTTGTATCGAACTGGCATAGCCCTAAATAGCATGAGCTAAGTGCAAGGTGCAATACCCCGGGAACTAAGAAAAAGCTTACAGAGTGAATCTGCAAGCTATAATTATGATAACCGTTTAGATGTCTCTTCGCAGCGCACTTAAAACATCAATTCTTGTCGCTTTATTTGCCGGCTTTATCCCTGATAATATGGCTGTCCCGATACTAATCGCCACACAAATAAGCACGAGATAAGGAGGAATATAAGATAATTGAATCGCTTGCTCCGATGTTTGATCGAATACTTGCTTGATCACCACCGGCATGAGTTGATTCACCCCAAAGCTTACAAGGTAAGCAGCAGCTACTCCAACAACAGCGCCCATGAAGCCTATATAACTGCTTTCCATTAAAAAGATGTTTCGAATTAATTGCGGCTTGCCGCCAATAGCTTTCATAATTCCTATGTCATGTGTTCTTTCCGTAACCGCCATGGACATCGTGTTGTATATTCCTATTGAGGCAATTACTAAGGCGATTAATCCGATGAGGCCGAGACCTATTTTTACTACTGCAAAGACTAGGTTTACTTGCTCTAATTCCTCCGTAACAGAATAAATATAATACCCTTTGCCTTTCAGTTGGCTTGAAAGCGCGTCCACACTCTCCATATCATCAGCAATGACGTTTACTCCATTATAGGTTCTATCCTTCAACCCTTCGATATGCTGTTTCTCTTCAGAACTCATATCTGGAGTAATGACAGCTCCAAGAGGAGTACCTGTGAATTTTTCTACTTGGTTAAGTACTTCTTTTGATATGAGCACTCCATTATCTTGTTCCCAATCTTTAGCCGGCTCTTCTCTCACACCTACTACTTTAAGCGGAATCGTTTTCGTCTTCATACTTCCACTCTTCCACTGTCTTACTTGCATTTCGATTTGTTTGCCTAGTAATTTGCCCTGGTATTGATATTGTTCTTTCACTTCCCCACTCTCATCAAGGATGTCAGCCTCATTCAATTCTTCCCCATTTAGTTTGGCTGAATGGAGTGCGCTTTTAAAATGATAACCTACAACGACTTCATTCTTCGTTTCAGGCATACGGCCCTTATCCAGTTTAAATCCTGCTTTTATCTCTGAAGGATAGTCGACGACACTTACAGGCAATTCAGATTGAAAATCATCCAATTTTATTTTTGCAGGATTCTGTAAAACCAGCTTTCGTGAAACAGCTTTTACGTGGTCCAACTGCTCGAAATTCTCAATATCCTTATTGGTAATTCCTTGAACATCTCCCTCTTCCTCAGCCTTTTTTCCATGAATCTCGATAGAAGTCAGCGAACGGTCTTGTAAAAGGTCATGAACGATGAACCGTTGGGCGCCAAATCCTACCGAAGCTAAGACAATTAAAAAAGCACAACCGATGGCAGTCGCCAAAGTGGTCATGAACACCCGCGATTTATTTTTTTTCATATTCTGATGGATGAACTTCCGCTTATCCTTCCATTTCATAAGCTCTTCTCCTTTTCTGCATGTACAGTTCCATTAGTTAGACGAATCGTTCGATCAGCAATAGCGGCCACTTCCTCATCGTGGGTAATCATCACAAATGTAATGTCTTCTTCCTGATTTAATTGTTTTATGAATTGCAATAGTGATTTTTCTGTCTCCTGATCAAGACTCCCCGTAGGCTCATCTGCAAAAATAATCGGAGGGTTGACGATTAAAGCCCGGGCAACGGAAACCCGCTGCTGCTGCCCGCCGGACAGCTCGGAAGGGTAATGTCCTTCCAAGCCTTCCAAATCGACACGCTTCAATATATGAAAAACTTGTTTTTTCCTCTCTTTTTCATTCATCCCTTTCATAACTAAGGGCAGTTCTACGTTCTGGAAAGCTGTCATACTCGGAATGAGCTGAAAGCTTTGAAAAATAAATCCTAAGTGAGCCGCTCGAAATTCTGCCCACTGTGTCTCAGAAAAATTCGTTACATTCCTTTCAAATAAATGAATCTCACCTTTTACAGGCTTGATGTAGCCGCTCAGCAAATTAAGCAAGGTTGACTTCCCTGAACCGCTTTTGCCTGCTACCGCCACTATTTCCCCTTGTTCTATATGAAGATTAATATTTCTCAGCACCGGTACTTCCTGCCGCTGATTCTTTTTACCGACATAAAACGAATGCTCCAGT
This Halobacillus salinarum DNA region includes the following protein-coding sequences:
- a CDS encoding TerD family protein — encoded protein: MAISLQKGQRIDLTKGNAGLSKIMVGLGWDPVQSKGGGLLGSLFGGGGPEIDCDASVLMLEDDKFTENQNLIYFGNLRSRDGSIQHTGDNLTGEGEGDDEQIIVDLDKIPSKVNKLVFVVNIYDAVKRKQDFGMIQNAFIRVVDTGNRNELLKFNLTDNYAGKTSLIVSEIYRHETEWKFAAIGNGTNDRGLKDIVKRYA
- a CDS encoding ABC transporter ATP-binding protein yields the protein MIEVKGLEHSFYVGKKNQRQEVPVLRNINLHIEQGEIVAVAGKSGSGKSTLLNLLSGYIKPVKGEIHLFERNVTNFSETQWAEFRAAHLGFIFQSFQLIPSMTAFQNVELPLVMKGMNEKERKKQVFHILKRVDLEGLEGHYPSELSGGQQQRVSVARALIVNPPIIFADEPTGSLDQETEKSLLQFIKQLNQEEDITFVMITHDEEVAAIADRTIRLTNGTVHAEKEKSL
- a CDS encoding HpcH/HpaI aldolase/citrate lyase family protein yields the protein MRYFNWLSALEESGIFYKKPEVISKHSPKEELAFALGGTLYMPATRSSISQIVLKKKYPELSSMVICLEDAIGDEEVAFSEENVVEQVLKLSESYANHELLLEELPLIFIRVRDAGQMKFVANQLGDSLKMISGFVFPKLSTNNVEDYFSALIEIVEEHQEPLYGMPILETPDLLDKKTRYQRLTELSEKFQVYKDYILNLRIGATDLCGLYGIRRKYNTTIYDISLIRDFIADLINFFARDFVISGPVWEYFDQTSRVLKPELRKTPFYKEYGEAGLEYRSHLLNEYADGLIKETILDLENGLDGKTVIHPSHLNIVQSLYVVSKEEYLDALSIYHHSERESGAVKSTYSNKMNEVKPHRRWAQKILLKSKVFGVYHEKYNYIDLLTKEEDTADPEGHERRTASQRESL
- a CDS encoding phosphoribosyltransferase family protein; the encoded protein is MKSTITSIYSQKKKTLPILKDMNVELQVNENPFDLSLDQLFTMAARVNKKRAFLFVSELLGKHIPVKPFVPLVTSGLLALLYAERNNKADIETKAILSDFLSDDDERLGQAFSKLKDQLAHFQEDVLVIGFAETATALGHGVSDMLRGSAYLHTTREDLPHSPLVTFEEEHSHAVDQLCYAKPEWLQSDKPVILVDDEITTGKTAINIINEMHSKFPRDEYTVLSILDWRSTDDRRRFSDIEKDLGITIRSYSLLTGEMNFRGKSLSKASYSYGPRMEDPPKLDFQFIDVSNFFRSSDWLKSVEGNQSIEKDYIHETGRFGLTADDHDSVTAACKAAGEYLRSVRSTSGKILCLGAGELMYLPMRMAAFMGKEIYFHSTTRSPIHPVDKEGYAIRNGFTFPNPENFEIQHFLYNIPKSTYEELFFFTEKPVSKASIQPIASLCEECGIAKLYVVSLAKGSDDHR
- a CDS encoding TerC family protein, giving the protein MEIIHQILSTYASFFNWEMWGEVLTDPVAWGYIGTLVVLEGLLSADNALVLAVMVKHLPKKQQKKALTYGLFGAYFFRVLFIGLGVYLVKFWWIKLLGAAYLAWLVIKYFWKGEDDDEAGAVNKNGWAARTFGLFWATVISVEIMDLAFSVDSILAAFAVSEEVWILFLGGALGILMMRTVAKVFLVLIDKVPELETTAYVLIGIIAVKMGLSTFDVHVHHLVFFSVLIAAFLITFVVHYFNTKSGKHESDSLKEVAASKEK
- a CDS encoding TerD family protein, with the protein product MAVQLSKGQRIDLTKSNPGLTKAIIGLGWDINKYHGGDDFDLDASAFLVNEQGKCEHDQDFVFYNNLEHPSGGVLHTGDNRTGEGEGDDEQLVVEFSKVPSHVDKIGIAVTIHEAEARSQNFGQVSNAFVRLADEASHEELLRFDLGEDFSIETAVVVCELYRHNGEWKFNAIGSGFSGGLASLCRNYGLEV
- a CDS encoding TerD family protein; the encoded protein is MAVSLSKGQKVDLTKTNPGLTKVTVGLGWDTNKYDGGHDFDLDASVFLLNAQGKCNSDKDFIFYNQLEGGAGSVVHTGDNRTGEGEGDDEQIDINLPEVPSSIEKISFVITIHEGESRNQNFGQVSNAFVRVVNKDSNEELIRYDLGEDFSIETAIIVGELYRHSGEWKFSAVGSGYQGGLARIASDCGLEIG
- a CDS encoding ABC transporter permease, encoding MKWKDKRKFIHQNMKKNKSRVFMTTLATAIGCAFLIVLASVGFGAQRFIVHDLLQDRSLTSIEIHGKKAEEEGDVQGITNKDIENFEQLDHVKAVSRKLVLQNPAKIKLDDFQSELPVSVVDYPSEIKAGFKLDKGRMPETKNEVVVGYHFKSALHSAKLNGEELNEADILDESGEVKEQYQYQGKLLGKQIEMQVRQWKSGSMKTKTIPLKVVGVREEPAKDWEQDNGVLISKEVLNQVEKFTGTPLGAVITPDMSSEEKQHIEGLKDRTYNGVNVIADDMESVDALSSQLKGKGYYIYSVTEELEQVNLVFAVVKIGLGLIGLIALVIASIGIYNTMSMAVTERTHDIGIMKAIGGKPQLIRNIFLMESSYIGFMGAVVGVAAAYLVSFGVNQLMPVVIKQVFDQTSEQAIQLSYIPPYLVLICVAISIGTAILSGIKPANKATRIDVLSALRRDI